One window of Nicotiana tomentosiformis chromosome 11, ASM39032v3, whole genome shotgun sequence genomic DNA carries:
- the LOC138901015 gene encoding uncharacterized protein produces MEQYKLAKKETKLAVMAAKTAAFSRLYEELDGRGGNKRLFRLSKAQERKARDLDQVKCIKDEEGRVLLDEGLIRWRWHTYFHILLNEERLGVLYWGIKLLSHTMKVWERVVEIRVRRSVSISENQFRFMSGHSTVESIHLVKRLME; encoded by the exons ATGGAGCAatataagttggctaagaaagagaCAAAGCTAGCAGTTATGGCGGCCAAGACTGCTGCTTTTAGTCgtttgtatgaggaactcgaTGGCCGAGGTGGGAataagaggttgttcaggttaTCCAAGGCGCAAGAAAGAAAGGCTCGTGACTTAGACCAAGTGAAGTGtatcaaggacgaagaaggtagagttttgttggatgaagGGCTTATCCGTTGGAGATGGCATACCTACTTCCATATTCTCTTAAATGAGGAGAGGCTAGGAGTattgtactgg ggtatcaagctgcttagccatactatgaaagtctgggagagagtggtagagatAAGGGTTAgaaggagtgtgtctatttctgAGAACCAGTTCAGGTTTATGTCGGGGCATTCGACTGTAGAATCCATCCACCTTGTTAAGAGATTGATGGAatag